From the genome of Danio rerio strain Tuebingen ecotype United States chromosome 2, GRCz12tu, whole genome shotgun sequence, one region includes:
- the LOC141378086 gene encoding uncharacterized protein has translation MFTLLGVIALVLRGRTENKPHREEPVEKNSPPTMTSDGRDIDDRTVHLSSEEPSTSGCPVHVDDHSDVLHSPITAPTLQTPDHAAAQSVDDVPTACATSDCSEDDVLQAAVPLLADLCARVLQDTEPQSCQQQDMEKTVTGREIDDWTEYLSSEEPSTSGCPVHVDDHSVVLYSPDCSEDDVLQAAVPLLANLCARVLRDTEPQSCQLQNLEKTVIGREIDDWTQYLSSEEPSTSGCPVHVDDQSVVLYSPDCSEDDVLQVAVPLLANLCARVLRDTEPQSCQLQNLEKTVIGRDIDDRTEYLLSEELSTSGCPVRVDDHSDVLQSPSTELTLQTPDHAAAQSVDDVPTACARSDCSEDDVLQAAVPSVPQEKEKTIFVINSRQYEVGDELGEGGFGTVYAATRLDDGLQVAVKYCSMFDTTFIRIDGFAQPLPIEIVLQTLVNQGPRVPEIIELLDWKVERDFYCMVLERPIPCQPLNNFIESYVGPIDEDDIRFIMKQVVFAAQTCCQRKVLHRDIKLENLLINPDTLEVKLIDFGCGDILEDEAYTDYSGTAEYRPPEFLETGKYHGEPATVWSLGIVLFVMLFWKFPTRRELNTIMNKDIEGLSEECCDFMRCCLKIDPRERIKLERLNRHSWIKTNEEKKSSEIMVINSSSYELGVLLGKGGFGLVQAATRLEDGLQVAIKTAYTENVKFIDIDGYPESLPMEVALLVLANQEPAIQEIIKLLDWRVDEDEYIMVLERPMPSEELLSFLLRQESIIDEDGARLIMWQVIFAAQTCCRRKVFHRDIKMENILINPDTLEIKLIDFGCGEILTDAPYTSFAGTDDYVPPEYRITGEYHGKTTTVWSLGLLLYVMMCGDFPNRHDLQMIRRNIWTKDHLTKECCDLIRCCLQIEPEQRIELEKLSLHDWFTPEDLERPAPENRIVHQQSEDPSFFNIPFFLLVSFFFRYYCIF, from the exons atgtttacattactCGGAGTAATTGCTTTAGTCCTGCGGGGAAGGACAGAAAACAAACCCCATCGAGAAGAACCCGTGGAGAAAAACTCTCCACCCACGATGACCAGTGATG GTCGAGATATTGATGATAGGACTGTACACCTGTCATCGGAGGAACCAAGCACCAGTGGTTGTCCAGTCCATGTTGACGACCACAGTGATGTCCTTCATTCTCCCATCACTGCACCGACCCTCCAAACTCCAGACCATGCTGCAGCTCAAAGTGTTGACGACGTCCCTACAGCCTGTGCCACGTCCGACTGTAGTGAGGATGATGTCCTTCAAGCTGCAGTGCCTTTGCTAGCTGACTTGTGTGCACGTGTTCTTCAGGACACTGAGCCACAGTCATGCCAGCAGCAGGATATGGAGAAAACTGTGACTG GTCGAGAAATTGATGATTGGACTGAATACCTGTCATCGGAGGAACCAAGCACCAGTGGCTGTCCAGTCCATGTTGACGACCACAGTGTTGTCCTCTATTCTCCCGACTGCAGTGAGGATGATGTCCTTCAAGCTGCAGTGCCTTTGCTAGCTAACTTGTGTGCACGTGTTCTTCGGGACACTGAGCCACAGTCATGCCAGCTACAGAATTTGGAGAAAACAGTGATCG GTCGAGAAATTGATGATTGGACTCAATACCTGTCATCGGAGGAACCAAGCACCAGTGGCTGTCCAGTCCATGTTGACGACCAGAGTGTTGTCCTCTATTCTCCCGACTGTAGTGAGGATGATGTCCTTCAAGTTGCAGTGCCTTTGCTAGCTAACTTGTGTGCACGTGTTCTTCGGGACACTGAGCCACAGTCATGCCAGCTACAGAATTTGGAGAAAACAGTGATCG gTCGAGATATTGATGATAGGACTGAATACCTGTTATCGGAGGAACTAAGCACCAGTGGTTGTCCAGTCCGTGTTGACGACCACAGTGATGTCCTCCAATCTCCCAGCACTGAACTGACCCTCCAAACTCCAGACCATGCTGCAGCTCAAAGTGTTGACGACGTCCCTACAGCCTGTGCCAGGTCCGACTGTAGTGAGGATGATGTCCTTCAAGCTGCAGTGCCATCAGTTCCTCAGGAGAAGGAGAAAACAATTTTCG TCATCAATTCACGCCAATATGAAGTTGGTGATGAGCTCGGTGAAGGAGGTTTTGGAACCGTCTATGCAGCGACTCGTTTGGATGATGGACTTCAG GTTGCAGTGAAATACTGCTCGATGTTCGACACAACGTTCATCCGCATT GATGGTTTTGCTCAACCACTTCCAATAGAAATTGTTCTTCAAACCCTTGTGAATCAAGGCCCAAGGGTTCCTGAAATTATTGAGCTTCTGGACTGGAAGGTGGAACGTGACTTCTACTGCATGGTCCTGGAACGGCCCATACCCTGTCAGCCCTTGAACAACTTCATAGAAAGCTATGTTGGGCCCATTGATGAAGATGACATACGGTTCATCATGAAACAGGTCGTATTCGCAGCTCAAACTTGCTGCCAAAGAAAAGTGTTACACCGAGATATCAAGCTGGAGAACCTTCTGATCAACCCGGACACCCTTGAGGTCAAATTGATTGACTTCGGGTGCGGGGATATCCTCGAAGATGAGGCTTACACAGACTATTCTG GCACAGCGGAGTATCGTCCTCCTGAGTTTCTGGAGACTGGCAAATACCACGGAGAACCAGCGACAGTGTGGTCTCTCGGAATAGTCTTGTTTGTAATGCTTTTCTGGAAGTTTCCAACAAGACGAGAACTGAATACGATCATGAATAAAGACATAGAAGGCCTGTCAGAAG AATGCTGCGATTTTATGCGCTGTTGTCTCAAGATAGACCCCAGAGAGCGGATTAAACTGGAGCGACTCAACCGCCACAGCTGGATTAAG ACCAACGAAGAGAAGAAGAGCAGCGAAATAATGG TCATCAACTCATCCTCTTATGAACTTGGCGTTCTGCTGGGTAAAGGAGGCTTTGGACTTGTTCAAGCTGCAACCCGACTAGAGGATGGCCTTCAG gtgGCAATTAAAACTGCCTACACCGAGAACGTCAAGTTCATCGACATT GACGGCTATCCGGAATCACTTCCAATGGAGGTTGCTCTTTTAGTTCTTGCAAACCAAGAGCCCGCAATACAGGAAATAATTAAGCTTTTGGACTGGCGCGTGGATGAGGACGAATACATCATGGTCCTAGAGCGGCCTATGCCCTCTGAAGAGCTGCTCTCCTTTCTCCTGCGCCAAGAGTCGATCATCGATGAGGATGGGGCACGGTTGATCATGTGGCAGGTAATATTTGCAGCTCAAACGTGCTGCAGACGCAAAGTCTTTCATCGCGATATCAAGATGGAGAACATCCTGATCAACCCGGACACCCTCGAAATCAAACTGATCGACTTTGGATGCGGGGAAATCCTCACCGATGCTCCTTACACAAGTTTTGCTG GCACAGATGACTATGTCCCACCTGAGTATCGGATAACTGGCGAGTACCACGGTAAAACAACGACAGTGTGGTCTCTTGGGCTACTCCTTTATGTGATGATGTGTGGAGATTTTCCAAATCGACACGACCTGCAAATGATCAGACGTAACATCTGGACCAAAGATCACTTGACAAAAG AATGCTGTGATTTGATCCGCTGCTGTctccagatcgagccagagcagCGAATTGAACTTGAGAAACTGAGTCTCCATGACTGGTTTACG cctGAAGACCTGGAAAGACCTGCACCCGAGAACCGCATCGTCCATCAGCAGTCAGAGGATCCCTCATTTTTTAATATTCCCTTCTTTTTACTTGTTAGTTTTTTCTTTagatattattgtatattttag